The genomic interval CACCAACGCTCGAATCAACGTGTGCGAGCAGCGAAGTCGGAACCGCAACGTAGGGCACACCACGCTTGTATGTGGAAGCGACGAACGATGCTACGTCGCCGACAACCCCCCCTCCTAGAGCAACTATTATGCCCGCGCGCGGGGTCTTGTGCTTTATGAGGAAGTCGTATATGCGAGACACGGTCTCGAGTCGCTTGGACGTCTCCCCCGGCTCAATAACATGAATTAAAACATCAAAGCCCGCATCCGCGATTGCGCACTCGACGCTGTCTGTGTAGATGCGGCCAACGTTCTCATCGGTGATAACAACGACAGGAGCGTCCGCCTCAAAGCGCTCGCGCAGAAAATCCCCGATCTGGCCAAGAGAGCCTGAGTCGAGAATTATCGGATAGGCCCTGTCAGCTAGGTTGACGTCGATTGTTCTCACAGATCACCCACACATACAACGGGCGTATCGCGAGCCGCCTCTACAATGTATTTCGCCCATCATGCCCGCCGCCACACCCCTCCCTACACGTCCACCATCAAAAGCCTGATGTCCATCACGTTCGTGCCAGTCCGCCCAGTTATTATCGTATCACCAATGGCGTCAAGATACGAGAACGAGTCGCTCCGGGCAAGATAATCGGCGGCATCCATCCCCTCGTAGGCCCCGCGCGCAGTTGTTTTGCCGTCTATGATCGCGCCCGCCGCCTCGCTCGACCCGTCAATCCCATCAGTCCCGGCGCTCAGTATCACGATGCTGTCTGTCCCGCGCAGGTGAAGCGCGGCCGCAAGTGCGAACTCCTGATTCCGACCGCCGAGCCCGTCACCCGTAAGGGTAACGGTCAACTCACCTCCGGAGATGATGCAGCACGGGGGACTCGCCGGATACGCGCGCGCCTGGGCCGACTGGGCTATGCCCACCATCACCTTTGCCACCTCCCGCGCCTCGCCAAAGACCCTCGCGCCGAGGTTGACCGTCGAGTACCCAAGCGACTGTGCGGCCCCTTGGCAAGCCGCGAGCGCAACATCGTTGTTGGAGACGACAACGTTATCACACCTCTCAAAGACCGCATCTTCAATGTCCTCCGGCCCTGAGAACTTCCCGTGCGCCCCGTCCCTCAGCCGTTTCAAGACCGATGCTGGCAGCTTTCTTGAAAGCCGGTAGCGGCGCACTATCTCGACACAATCGGCGAACGTCGTCGTGTTCTTTACCGTTGGCCCCGACCCCACCGACTCGAGCCGGTCGCCGATCACGTCAGAGATGATGAGCGAGATGACCCGCGCGGGGTTCGCCGCCCTCAAGAACTGTCCGCCCTTGATCGCCG from bacterium carries:
- a CDS encoding DUF4147 domain-containing protein, whose amino-acid sequence is MDGEAEREGTQAVKELRADALEIFEAGLAAVDGGESVRRAISRKGGEVLISALDAQVRVNLDEYERVLLVGGGKAGASMAEALVDALGEAAISAGAITVPLGSKQPDIPERIEVFEATHPLPSDSAVEAVRRMVELAEGAIERDLIFFLLSGGGSAMLPLPAGDITLADKVEATKQLLASGATIDEVNAIRKHISAIKGGQFLRAANPARVISLIISDVIGDRLESVGSGPTVKNTTTFADCVEIVRRYRLSRKLPASVLKRLRDGAHGKFSGPEDIEDAVFERCDNVVVSNNDVALAACQGAAQSLGYSTVNLGARVFGEAREVAKVMVGIAQSAQARAYPASPPCCIISGGELTVTLTGDGLGGRNQEFALAAALHLRGTDSIVILSAGTDGIDGSSEAAGAIIDGKTTARGAYEGMDAADYLARSDSFSYLDAIGDTIITGRTGTNVMDIRLLMVDV